Below is a genomic region from Culicoides brevitarsis isolate CSIRO-B50_1 chromosome 2, AGI_CSIRO_Cbre_v1, whole genome shotgun sequence.
tttatcaaaaataatttttttaattaaattaaaaataattaaaataaataaaattaaaaaaaaatttaaaataaaaaaaaattactcaccatTGATGAttatacaaattatttacaacGCGATCCAAATTCGCAAttaaataatcgaaaattatCAGATCAGACCATTGCGCCAACTCAACCAACTTTGTCAACATTTTCGTTTTATTCTGTTCCATCGCGTTCATTTCGTGTTTAATTCCcaatttttcgaacaatttacTGATCGGCTTCAATCCCCGCATACTCAtcgtaatatttttcacatcaaACTTGTTCAAATGTCTCTCCAACGGTTGAAATTGCTTCGGAATACCCGCAGGCTCCAAATTTGTCAACCATTTTGTCAAAACTATCGGTCTCCCCTTGCGCCATTGTGCATCTGTGATATCTTCTGTCGCACTACTCCAAAATCTCGCTTCCGGATCAAGTACAGTCGCAATACTCGGAGCCAAATTCgtcaaattcagcaaatttccgagataaaaactgaaaagttcTCCCTGCAGCTGATCCGTGTTCTGCCGATACCGGGCACAGGCCATTTGCCCATCGCGAAAATGAATGAGGCGATTTTGCATGCGACCGCAACCCGGTTCGAGCTTTGTCACTTCGCTATGGTTCAAGTACAGATGCCATCGTTTCGTGTCTTGCTTCGTAAAACCGGTTGGCAAGTTACGTTCGATCACGGGGCCCCAATAAATGTCGTTTACGATAATGCCGTCGGTGTTTTGTTCgcttttttctgtctttttcGGCTGTTTTTCGAACGTTTCGTACTCTTCCTTCACAATTTCCTGGATTTCTTGCACGTATTTGCCGTATTTCCGCTTGGAATTCTTCACCCAGACATCTTGCGACGGCAAACGATTGTAACTGCCTTGGTCGATGTCGTTCGTTTCGAGCTCCGAATCGTCTTCGGCTTGAATAAACGACACGGAATTGTAGATTTTGACTTGTTCGGGATCATTTTCCTCGATTTGAAGCGAAATCAGCGAATTTTCCTTGCGAATGTCGTCAATTGTGGGAAAATGGGGCATGTGATGCGTTCGATTGACGCGCTTCTTGTGACTTTCATTGGATATTCTACTATTTAACAGACTTAATTCGCTATCTACGCTACTTAGACTATTGCTACTACTAATAATTGCACCATCAATGTCGCTACTTAAGTAACCGAACAACGGCAAAAGTATGCCAAGCACGAGACCGAAGCAGAATGCCGCCATTACGCTAATTAAGCATGCGTGTCTATGCAAAACTCTTCGTCTGCGGAATGTGAGCATATCAATGGGCCCAATGATGCGATCCGCTGCGTTGCTGAATTCCTGTGtcacaaaattttgctttttcgcTGAAGTTGCTGCTACTCGAAGCTCGGAGACGTTGGTATCTGTTGTATTTTCTTCTGCGTTCGGCACATATAGTTGATGATGGTCATTTATTGAACGgacaataaacatttttcacagcCTTCTCTAACTGTTTTTGTATTATATTTAAGTatctttgcactttttttttattatttttacttgcgtcttttttttaatttttttaaaatttcttaaaatatttcttcattgCGCGAACGAAGtatgagagagaaagagagataacttttttatttgctgtCATTGAAGAAGGAGACGACGTTGCTGGTCTCGCTTGTTTTTTCTATgaagatgatgattattattattattatgagtatccatatgttaaatttaatggtgCCTGTATCGTATTccacattttatttatctatttgCTTCATTTTGCTTTCTTCGTGGTGTTGCTCGAACATCGGAGGTTGACActtatttcttgtttttcataAGGCACACGcattagaatgaatatttctcgctgtaaagaaagaaaaaaaaagagaaaaaatgttaaaatttattgaaaacttcggaaattaattaaaattcgtttttttcgaCCATttgattcattcaaaaatatttgtgggtTGACGAAAAACATTAACAAAAGAAATGTCCaactaataaattaatagaaaggtaaaagttcaaataatttatttttatttatgattttctcgggtttttttgtttctttttttgaacattcttTTCATTGAAATGTATCAAATAacgcaattttttgaatatttttgacacatttttaatataaaaaaaaatttttttagagtctgtctgtacatttttttaaattttatttttaattattattaatttttaattaaaataaaaattaatattaaaattaaaaattaaaaaaattgtaaaaaataaaaataattaatttttattattttattaattttaaaaaaaatatattttttattaatttaaaaaattaaagaaattttaaaaaattatttaataaaaataataataattattattttgttaaaatattaaatttctattaaaaaacacacagttttcattaatttaaaaaaatattttttttattataataaaaattcataaaaattaatatttaaaaattttattaattatattaaaatttaaaaattaactatattatattaaaattaaattatatataaaaaaatacaaaaatttcaattatttaaataattttcaaaaaaatttttttaaatttaaagcaaaagcaataataaaataaaaaaaaaaaaaagcacatttttttgttttataaatattttttcatgaaaaaaataaaaaaaaataaataaataaaacaaaaagcgctcaaataaataaaaaatttcaaatgacaatttctcacaaaattcattcaaagcTTTAACGgaattaaattcgaaaaaaaaatcacaaagttTGTGAATGTGTGACTTAGAGCTCTCCGCTCTAATCTTTCACCAAAAgcgaaacaaataaacaaacaaaacaaacgagGAATGTAACAATATAGAtcttgtcttaaaaaatttcttgccttgcaattttttctcagtttttttttcgcgagtGTGTCTGtgtctatgaaaaaatttctttacacataaaaaataataataaggtgTATTTATTGTTGTATACAACATTCAAATGGCAATGCTCGGCAATCTCCCGGCTCGAGATCGGGAGTAAGTAACCAAGttggtaagtaaaaataataaaaaaaaaatgagaaaaaagacgacgacgaaagaagaaaaaatgaatctcGACATTTTTTGTGCAGTTTTTGCCTTTGAATCTTTTTACTCACTGCGCGCACTCATCATTGTTGTCGTTATCTCATTCATACGAGAAATTGCtgcttttttgctttgtttgtttgtttgtgtggcaaaaactctttttttttttgaggagctctaacaacaaaaaaaaagtaacattaaataataataaccagaaaaaaaagttattgagctgatatttattacaagatttgaaatatttgacgCATTTGAACACGAACAACacagcagttttttttttcaagttcttCACACACACCACGACAAGACCTTGCTGCTAAAAAAAGtcctctttttatatttttttaaacttattgttattattacttgTGCAAGTACATGCTTTGTTAGATCGCTTATGGGCTTGATTTAACAGAGCGAgcgaaaaaacggaaaaaaaagaaaatatttatatcgtGATGATGCACAACCAAATCAAAAGAAGAtcgaaaatgcattttttttttgtttttttgtgcaaatctggtcaaacaatgaattttattgtttcaaaaatgtgttttatgtgaaaatatttaaaaggttGAAGGCACTTGTCATCGATTATgagaaatttcttgattttaaagaagaaagttGTACTTTGAGAGCGAGTTTGTGTCATAATTGTCAACATATGAGACATCATGAAAGCTTAGAAATTGTTAAACATGTGAGACGAGTTGTCCTGTCATATCATCGTATGAGAGAAATTTCACTTTTGCGAGAttttaagttataatttttgccTCGAGCATTAAATGtgacattaaaattgttaaatttttacatttttatgattttttttttgtataaagatataaaattttattatttaaaaaactaaaataattcttttgaaCCTAAGgaagtaagaaaaatatattttaaaaaaaatttgactaaataaattattatatataattttttataaaattattaataaaaaatttttggaaagaaatttttattaaaaaaatcaaattaatagatgatcttttatttaaaataaaagttttaaagaaaaatcatttcaaatgttaataattataattttgtttatttttaacataaatttttaacttatttttgtaaaaaaaaatatctaaaatccaaaattttaaattaaattaaaattaaaattttaaataaactaaatttaatttaatttaaaatttttaaaaattaaattaaaaaaaataaattattttaattaattattttttttagtaaattaatcaataaatttattaaattaaaataaatatttattttttatataaaatcgaaatttttttaagaaatttaattaaaaatattcctataagaataatttttttcaaaatcaatatcTTCAAATTCAAAGttatcgacaaaaaaattcgtttaatatataattttatacaaattatatttttgtacaaaaaaaaaagtaaaatttttcaaaaatattatttttttaaataaaattaaaatttttaacgaaataaacctaaatttcttaaaaaatataacttttaaagcaaaattataCTAAAACTCAACTCTTGACCGATTATTCACGAACAACTTATCTAAACAAAGGGCGCCTCAATGTAACCCTAAAGACAACTTTCCTCGCCTTCATCGACATGTACGACTTGAAAATTGACATTGACACTCAAATTAAGCAAATATCTCgaacaatttcttttttttcatacaaaaatgttaaactctTCGATCTAGTTTCAAATagttaactttaaaattgaactaaaactttgcatttattattttattattattacaagttTTTAAGGTTGTACACATAAaaaaggaacgaaaaaaaaattattttattgtgtatGAGATTTAATCACGAAATgctctttataaaaataaaatatagtaattttttgtttatatgctGCACATTGcactttatttatatatttttatacataatgCTGCTTAGCTTTGTGTGTTtgctttcaataataataataataatatgtctTGTTGTGctgtactctttttttttattattatttttcatacacaACTCTCGCACGGCACGGTTTAGCACACAAATTGGATTGGTCTCttctgtactttttttttatttactgcgCTTTTGGCTCACTCACTGACTGTCTGTGTGTTCAAAaagtgcacatttttttttcttattcactGCATTATCTTCACGGAATGTCTTCGagcaaaatttacttttcttcttcgctcttcttgtataaaaaaaatattttttataaacttttttacaagaaaaaatattcttgctAATATTAcacttcttgttttttttttaattcaacgagttgagaaaataaataaacaaaaaaaattatcaaacatTATCACATCAAActattcttttgttttgtcagAATAAACGCGAACggtgtaattatttatttatttttctttttttttgcgaacatCTAAAAATGTCGTTTTTTGTACAGGTGCTAATAATCTGATAACATCGTCACAGAGTAAAAGGTGTgcgctttaattaatttttatgtttttaatgttcaaataaataaatataaattaaattattaacacttttttgaattttttaactttttctactcactttttatttttttttattttaaaatatttttatttattttttttttaaattatttttttcaacaatccttcaatttgtatgatttttgtaatttgtcattatttttttcatttaattaaaaaaagttcttaattttttgacgtttccgattttaaaaaaaaattcttcaaaaaattcaaaagtgaaaaaaatcacgtcCAACTCTTGCGATATCAAAGACAAGACTGAGTAAAAGTCGGCTCTTTCCGTTCTTCTTGTTCAAACTCAACATATTGATTCTGAGAGCAAGGcgatgtgtgtttgtgtttgtgCCATGCACTTCTCTCCTGTTCGTGAAGACTGATGTTTCTCGCacctttttctcgtttttgtgTGTAACGTATTGCGCGCCGGTATAGTTCTTGCTACGTTTTGCGTGTGTTTGTGCCGTCTGGAGTTTCCATTCATACGAGAGCGACACTGAGAAGAGACgaagttttcataaaaatataataataataataaaatgcataaaaatccaCAAGTAAACTAGTTTGATCTATACCAGAGTCGGGgcatttgtgtgtgtgtgtcgtcaAAATGTGAATGCCGTCGTACACACATTTACGGGAAAAAGTAATGCATGCATGTATGAACATTTGCTTAAAGACAAAATTAAGAGAACAGGTATTTGTCGTGTTtcatagtttattttttttattatttaaatggtCTTGTATTCTGTACGTATGTGTCACATGTGAGGGagggaacaaaaatttaaaagaaaaacattttttaaatgatgaaaaaaactaaaaatttaacctttaatttaattttaattaatataaaattcgagcttaatttcgaaaaaaaaaattacttcgaatttttttttaaattttcttttatcatttttgaattcatttttaatttaaaaaaataaaaaaatttaattaatttaatttcattgatgttttttttttgttcaaaaattcattaaaatatatttttttcgaaaaattattagaatttttcttgaaatttcttttaatttttttcgaaacttcattcaattttttttcgaaaattttttaattaaattttaaaattttttttgaaaattcgccaattttttttttcgaagttaatttcgaaaaaagcctattttgaaatatttttcaaaagttcattaaaaatatttttttcgaaaatatttgaaaaaatttgaaatttcgaaaaatttttttgaaacttcattcaattttttttcgaaatttcatttgaaaaattttcaaattcatttttaatgaaacattgaaaaatattaaatttcgaagttaatttcgaaaaaaattactttgaaatatttttcaaaaattcataaattttttttttttcaaaaatccatttaaaaatttttgaatttttttttcgaaataatttttaaattttagtaaataaaaaataatttttaaattttaataaaatgaaacttctatatgaaattctaaaattgatttctcagaaaaacgttagttaaaaatttaacttagtaagaaaatttcattgaaattgaaaaaaatttttgaaattgaattttgaataattttgaaaaaaaataaaaattaaatatttaaaaaaaaaataaaattaaaaaaacgaaagatttGTTTTTAAGCGACGAACCCTTTTGAATTCTATCCTCTCTAACGCATGAGTTGAATCACtctcaatattaaaaatacaaatatgaACTAAAACATGTGCGCGCTTGTacaaaacttgtttttttttattatttttctttttcttctcatttttatattagacAAGAAGAGTCCCTCTACACGTCGAAGAATGGCTTTGAATGTGTGTGAGAATGTCTCTATATCTcgctttttttcgtaaaatggaCTTAACTCTTTTTGCTATTCTCGTGAGTTGTGTCCTTTTTGTACGAAATTCCGCGATatgatgtttttgaaaaatattatcataataaaaatatttacgtaCAACGTATGGGAGACATGCGAAAGacggaaaaaatgtttacaagaATAGAAGAGTGTTTCgagcgtgtgtgtgtgtgtaaaaatatgagaggcagcaagattttttttccttattaatATAACAAAACGTACTCTCTTCGTGCAcacaatttattatattaaataaaagtatttttttatcgtacaCGCCATGCCAGAAAAGAAGAGCATGCATGGATTGCTGGTTGGTATGCCGAGAAACACACACGAAACATGTAAGTCGCGCAAAGAGGAGTAAAAGAGTAAAGTAAAGCGTATGATGAATTAAGTGTGTGTCGAAGTATTAAACatataacaaaaatgttgtttgGAACTTTACGGTAGaagacgacaacgacaacgacgaagaagaagtaaAATTTACACCATTCACAGAAACTTGGCACATAGCTCCCTCTCGACTGCGGCGTGCATGTAATGAGACGAAAGAAGAGTTTTAGAGACGACGACATTAACAGACgagtctcatttttttttcgcttaaagCCTTAAtggtaaataataatcataaaaaaatgttgttgttaGAACACTTCCTTCTAACCAAACACATTTTGCTCGTAAAACGAATTTTGCACACTCTTCCATTCAATGGAGCGCGATTATTTTGAATGGACTTGAAACGAAATGAAAAGCAATATCGATCACTCACACAAAAGGAGGTATGAAGGAAATGTGTGATCGGCGacgttttttcaacaaaagatTCTGACTTTTAGACATAACATGAACTTAGTTACGAGTTATTTACGagttttaatgagaaatgtCGTTAAAAAGTTCAGAAGTTTCTTTTGTGaggtttaaaaagtttttttggggGAATTGAGAAATTCATCAAAGGCGATCAAAAGTCTTCAGAAGCTCTTTAGAGAAATTGAGAAGTTCATCAAAGGCGATCAAAAGTCTTCAGAAGCTCTTTATAGGAATTGAGAAGTTCATCAAAGGCGATCAAAAGTCTTCAGAAGCTCTTTATAGGAATTGAGAAGTTCATCAAAGGCGATCAAAAGTCTTCAGAAGCTCTTTATAGGAATTGAGAAGTTCATCAAAGGCGATCAAAAGTCTTCAGAAGCTCTTTATAGGAATTGAGAAGTTCATCAAAGGCGATCAAAAGTCTTCAGAAGCTCTTTAGAGAAATTGAGAAGTTCATCAAAGATGATCGGCAACCtgttgaagaaatttcaatcaatttttagtcTCTGTCCATCAAATCCTCAAAACTTACCTCTTCCTTGTTCCATCAATTGACTCCAATCGTTAACCATGATGTTCATTatgattctttattttttacaaaaattatccaCATTCCCTTCCCCGTGCCTGTTCATTCAGCTCCGAATACCGTGTTGTAGGTACTgcacacatcatcatcatcatcatcagtagaaggaagaaaaatatcgCTTAAGGgtgcaaatatttatattctGCTTTGACTTGTCCGGAGAATTATAGGTTCTTTCTTTCTTATTATGCTTCGTCGACATAGGCAGCTACTTCGCGCAGTAGTAATGCGCGTTTAAAAAGGGaacgttttattatttaaatttatttatttttatgaaagaatCATGTGAGTGTGTATTGATTTTGATTCTCTCTCCGCGCGCACCCAACACAACACAATACTGATCTCAGAGGcagatgataattttttttccttgctttGCGCGCATATTTGTGGCAGTAAATGCTTaccttttattaacaaaattaataatattg
It encodes:
- the LOC134832575 gene encoding extracellular serine/threonine protein kinase four-jointed encodes the protein MLTFRRRRVLHRHACLISVMAAFCFGLVLGILLPLFGYLSSDIDGAIISSSNSLSSVDSELSLLNSRISNESHKKRVNRTHHMPHFPTIDDIRKENSLISLQIEENDPEQVKIYNSVSFIQAEDDSELETNDIDQGSYNRLPSQDVWVKNSKRKYGKYVQEIQEIVKEEYETFEKQPKKTEKSEQNTDGIIVNDIYWGPVIERNLPTGFTKQDTKRWHLYLNHSEVTKLEPGCGRMQNRLIHFRDGQMACARYRQNTDQLQGELFSFYLGNLLNLTNLAPSIATVLDPEARFWSSATEDITDAQWRKGRPIVLTKWLTNLEPAGIPKQFQPLERHLNKFDVKNITMSMRGLKPISKLFEKLGIKHEMNAMEQNKTKMLTKLVELAQWSDLIIFDYLIANLDRVVNNLYNHQWNADIMEAPAHNLAKQVDTNLLVFLDNESGLLHGYRLLKKYETYHGLLLNNLCIYRKPTINALKQLRKDSAIGEKLNKLFEQTTSQSVRDVLPPLPEKSIKILISRVDRVLDQVRKCSETFASAATATTTTTR